gtgacatcttttACACTGAAAGTAGTTTCGATTTTTGGAGAATGATTTGTTGTTCCAGTAACACCACTCTTGTAATACAAGCtgatgtcctgttctccatcatagttcttcatcctggcaatctttctctgctccatctcttgagcttccaggtgtttgatgaagtCTCCCAATGTCATCTTTTTAAAATCCTTTTTGTTGGatttcagcatcatcagaaaagttccccATATTTCAtgaggtagcgcatctgcaagtttttcaatcaattcatcagtatcctttttaataccaactttcgacatatttctcaccaagttacaatatctctcaataatttgcttggtgttctctgatttcaaaccacgaaacaaatcaaattctttcttcatgagagacattttgtttttgagcatatcatcgcttccaacaaattttgcttccaattctgtccaaactgaataagcagttccatcatgttaaagcaatatcaaaatatcttcttttatcgcttgctgaagcagactcactaTCAATTTTTCGtctctatatttctttttctcttcagtactcatttctctaattgtttgctgcacaccatttgttgtgggtctaacatatggtccttcagtgtgttcccacgcatccaaatgataagcttcaacccaattcccaaaccgttcggaccatgcattgtaatcatcaatatccatgagcttaggcggtttctgagatgtcccggtttcattttcaagtaaAGCATTCTGCGTGATTGTAATTGgactagcaaaggcgttatagaattcgttgtccattgttcaatTGTCAAAGGTTCACAAAATCCAAGTTTAGGCAAAATCAGGTtcttggagcgaaatcccaagtGTCACAAAAACGAAATCCCAATTGTCACAATAAGCGAAATCTCAAGTGTCACAAAAAGCGAAATCCCAAGTGTCACAAAAAGCGAAATCCCAAGTgacactggagcgaaatcaacttgTTTAACATTTGAGCGAAATCAAGTCTTGtacccttggagcgaaatcagatttactggtccataaaagcgaaatccCTATGatccatgagcgaaatcaggcatGACGTCACTTTTTGCACGAGTCACTATGAGCGATATCTCAAAAATACTAAGTTTTAGGTCGATTTTagctttgaaactttcaagggtttattaataCGTGATTACGAGTGttgtgtgtgaaattgagctggttttaccgtgaaaaattttcaaaaatgacaaagaaggtgtagaaaatcagaataagcagctgaaatggtaagaactcttcctcctgagctctgataccacttgtaggatcgttttcagccctgattgagtcgatcagaagaattcctatccaaaacaagaggcggaaacaaatGTCTTGGTGCAATTtcagctggattcactttaaactgttgttgtattgatcacagatgcaattacaagctctgacaacacttcggcagcacttcgtggcttaccggaagacaacacctacAACTATGTCTATGATTTCGCTTATACAACCCCTATTTATAGTATATCAGATTTCGCTCTTAcatacatgacacataagcgaaacctcaaagttgacctatgagcgaaatctggctttgacacaaaagcgaaatcatgTCTTTGACACATGGGTGAAATCACCTCTAATACAACATTCTTGATTTTTGTGCCATGTTCTATCCTACACAActcaagactcgatacaagacgtagtcgacatAACGGATGCACCAACAGAACACTATATGGTTCGTCATCGGGGATGGCGTTTCTCAAATCGTCTATGTTGAAGAAGGGTCTTCATTCGCGGGATTGCCACGATCTCGGTTGCCTCGGCGGTCGGAATTGACATTTCGATCATCAAGGTTTAGGGGTAAGGAGTGTTGTCGATGAAGGTTCTGTTGTGGGGGTGTTCTTTGGGTGTTGTTGGGATTTTGGTTTTGGAAAGGTGGTGGAGGTGGGCCGGTGTTGTTGTTACCACCCGGTcgttcttgaggtataggttgaacATTTTGAGCGGGATGAAAggttcctcgggattggaattgGTTTTGGTTGAGGTTTGGGTGATTGGAgttttggtttgccattgaatcggtttcaatggatGGTGTGGATTGAGGTGTTTGGTcagtttgattagaagcaagtgtTGCTTCCAATCGGCTTGCTAAATTTCTTCTTGCTAccctttcgatttccggttcatagactaaaggtgaagtcctcccggaattccttatatgcatgcactacctgtaatctgcacaagtaacacacccacgtaacaaggaaaaagacaaagtgcaaaaagaaattaaacaaattaaacagataATCACGAAATTCAAACAGTAATCCAAAGACAAAGCGCatgcactccccggcaacggcgccaaaatttgatcggagtgtcgcgctccggtcaaagagaAGATTTATAAGCCCAAtttacccttaactatgtgttagtggtagcaaggggtcgaaccacgaagagtatgtggtttgtgtgtggattcgattgaattaaaACAATTGTCACGTTTTATGAAACTTGCTAGAATAATTTTTAGTTTTCGTTTAATTGAAAGATGTGAGTTTAGACTAAGTGAATTAATTAGATTGATTAACAACTAATAATTAACGATTACGAAAAACTTgattactagaacaataataagaaaaaggaatcacacccggtttcggtaattgttaacctaggatttctacaagttttagattcaactcaaatATATtcgattagcggatttagtgtaccgtgacttaggtgctaataactatcaacatcccgaagaacggacaagaatacactttctaatcaacacaagtaaatcctaaccacgacaatgcacaattacatatcaccatttcgcaaagtcataacttttaacatcgttcgacaatttacgaattcgtaacaaatgtaacactattatcaaaggtttcaaaaatcaaacacaaattgtcacaaagttgaagcaataaacaattcgaaaccctaaattaacaactacctccgtcggggtgaaaccgagatgattagccgctcatgattgaagaagcttgatcaccggatgattgGGATGCGAATTGAATCATTTTGAATCTTGTGGAATGGTAGAAGGATGAGGATTAGGGTGTTggtggatgatgatggtgaaaGGAATGATGATTGGATGAACTAGGGTTCGGTGGAGGATGATTGTGAAAAATGATGATGGTCACGATTCTTGATTCGGATGATGTAGTGATGATAGATGATGGAATGGTAGGTCAATGATGATGAGTCTTGGCTCCAAGATATGTTTTCAAACTCCAACcagtgtaactcccgaattggATGCTCCCAAATACCAATAACCATCGTTCTAGACCCCTTAATCCGCCAAAATCCCGTCAAGAAAAACTGttgcccgtcgccgacgggcatcACCTCGTCGCCGACGGGTTCCCCAAATCCTTGTTTCTGCCGACGGGTTATCCTCCTGGATACGGGATTATTTGGCCGACGGGATGTTCTAGAGCCCGTTCGGGGCGGCCTctagcccgtcggcgacggcctccagAGTACCAACTTCCCATTTTTCAATTCTCGCACTCCCGGTTGATCCGTAACGCGTCctggtgctccggttttcgactcgatgactcgtaaagctcccgaaaagctccttaaacttcatcaaacctgcaaaacacatatttgattaaaagtaggctatccgAATTTAAAACTTGTATAAAAACATCAAGTTATGCAataacgaacaccggttttcaaccatgTATCAGGCTCCAAAACAAGAAAGAAACTGGAGCAAAGAGGACAAGGATCGGGTGGAGGCCGATGAAAGGGCCAAATCACTCTTGAGTATGGCACTTCCAAATGACATATTCTCTTAAGTAGATGCATGTGTATCTAcaaaggaaatatgggatcagttggaaaatcttggTGAATGAGGGGAGAGAATGAAAAGAAACAAATGAACAAATTGTGTCTCTtcttatgaaaggtttaaaagtccAATGAGAGTCTTTCTGAAACATATAACAGATTTGAAAAACTATTAAATGACCTAAAAAAGTTTGGTGATGATAAGTCCAATGATGAGATCAATGTAAAATTTCTGGATGCCTTACCTAGGGAATGGAGAATCTAACAATGACGTTATCATCCACCCTAGAGCTAGGAAATATGAGCTTACATGATCTCTACAACATTCCTGTCCCCAAAGAGGAAGAAATTTGTGAAAATTCAACACAAAGAGGAGGACCTATATCCCTCATCCCAACTCACAGAGAATAATCACTTCTGATCCACAAACCTCTCACTGCTAGAACATAAGCCTCGAAAACTCTGATacttcatcagatttttcagcatTCGCCGAGGCAATTTGattgctcaccaaaacatttgagcaaagACTGAGAGCGGGAAGTAATAAATACAAGAAGGGTGATATAGGAAGAATGGAAAGAAAATCTAAGGAAAAGGGAAAAGTTGAAGTAGTGTGCTATAAATGCAAACAAAAGGGACACTATGCTTCAGAGTGCAAAAACAAAAGGCTAAAGGATGTTTCCTATTATGAGAAGAAGATTGAAGAAGCCAAAAGACAACAACAGGTCAGCTTGATTGCAGGAACAGACTCCTGGCAAACagatgattcttctgatgatgatgaagaaaaaaTGACAAACTTTTGTCTAATGGCAAGAATATCTGATGAAGAAGTTGAATCTTCAGAATGCAAGGTAAGCTCAAACAACCAAGATTTGAAACATCATTTGAAGAAGCTTATGATAGATTTCAAACTTCTACAAGAAAAACAGACTGCTGAAaacagaaaatctgatgatttgCAAAAGTTGTTAAATGaagctaaaaacaaaaacaagtcTCTACTTGAAGAAAACTTAACAAAAGAAGCTAAAATAGAATTTTATGAGCAAGAAAGAAAAAGTCTATACAAAAAAATCATGACAATGAAATCAATATAAATGGTTTTCAACAAGCAAGGGAGTTTATCAACTTCATAGAAACAACGCCAAAAAACAAAGGTGAAGTGTTGGGATACGTAAGAATGAATATCAAACATCCCACCACCTTTGTAAATGCATCATAACCAAATTCTAACAAATTGATGTCTGATGCAAATCTTGCAAATCAGCAAATTCTGGCAACTTTTCTGTATGATATTCGTtaaaatatacatgttttagtCCCACAATTTACTTCCGTTTTaagcattttgaccgaaacttcgATGTTTAGGTGCCAAATTAGGTGCTTTTCTATTTTCAGGTCATAAACAATGTGCAAAAGACAAATCTGGAGAAAACAAGGCGATTTAAGGACATTTCTGGTGAAATTTGCAAGATTCTGGTGAACTGCCAGATAATGCACGACCGTGCGGTCCACATGAACGACCGTGCATGGTCTCCGACCCCGGAAGCACCACCAGTGCAAATGACAGTGCCACTGATTACTCGGAATGCATGACCGTGCGAGCCAAGTGCACTACCGTGCACTAACTGGACCAAACATTCTGATATAATTCTGATGACACCGCACTACCGTGTGGCAAGATGCACAACCGTGCGGATCTGAATAACCGAGACCAACTTGTCCACTATTCCAATTGTCTGACCCAAATGGAAAATGACATCACCCAACAATTGTAcgtgcacgaccgtgcgaccaATTGCACGGCCATGCAGATCAGAAATTTTCCTATAAATAGCAGCATTCACTACTAGTTAAAGTGTTGGGTTTTTCTCCAAGTTTCTGGGCGATTTGAGAGGTTCGAAGCTCTCCTGATCAGACCGATTTCAAGCCTCAAGATTGAATGGAAGCTTAACCGATCCAACTTatcaattccttgcttgtttatgattcgattccttgttcttaaacatgtattctgatcattCTTCAAGTATCGTgctgatgttagtttatgtttattATAGTATTGTGTAATAGTATGAAtgaacttgtttcttgaataatctttAGTTTGTAATATCATTGGTATGAATCTTTAGTACTTTTTCatgtttgaatcttcatgattatatgatgaatgtttcattgatgttggattcttgattatgtttgattgtcttggataatgaatctgtggttagtgAAGATTGTTAACAATTCCTTGATTAATCATttgtttgtaaacttgtttacacCATGAGACTCGAAAGGGGTATTGGTTTTATCAAAGATAAACCGGATTTTGATTAAGAATGctttcttgcacgtaagggttctaatATATGGTGTTGTTACATGTTCTTGACGCGGTTTATGATCTTTGTTTAGTAGTTTTGCTTGAAATTGCTATCTTGGTAgatttatgttcaagacttgtaaaATGAAATACTTTGTTATATGATCTACTTAAATGCTTATCTtcgtggctgtattgtgaccatcggtattgctttctttgataagtgaggttagaaaactcctagagGATGACTAATTTATATTTAAAGGTTCACATGAATGTTTATTATAGCTCGCTAAAgaatgattttaggtggttaacgtgtgTTTATCACGATAATTTTACGAATAATCATCATGCTAGAAAACTCCTAGTGGATGACTAACTGTTTTGgaattggaaaattgattaagtgcttttgtgacGTATCTGATgtagataacatgtttaggttgtttgCGAAACAAGATAATATGTGTTTTTCATATTTGGAGTCTATTATGTTTTAAATATAGTTTAGATAATTTTAGTTAAACACTCATTCACTTATCCTTTTACTGGTAAATcaatgacaaagatttagtactCTACTCCGCCCGTGTTACATGGATCGATATCTGGTTCTTACCAATACTTTGCTACATATATGTCAGGATACACTTGtccttttgtgtgtgttttaatgttaaggtataaatcatttttataaatattaaaacaaagtTCGTGTGTAAATTCACTTTAAAAACCTGTGTACTTAGACACGCACCACTGTACCATCAAAATCTAGTTCAAAGGGAAAGAATTATGAGTTAAAACAAAATTTTCTTAGAAAATATAAAAAGGACTCATCCCAAATTTCAAAAAACTGCTAACCTTCCATCACAATCTAATATGTCAAGAAATTCTGACAAAATGGactgtatgtgtgttgaaatactgagGCTTATTCAACAACATCTTTCCAAAAACAAACAATCTGTTAATGACTCAGCATTTAAAAGAAATTCTGATGAGATCTGTTCATCTGAAAAAGAAACAATAAGCAAATTTTCATCAGCAAAAGTACCCATACAGGTTtgtataccaaaaaatttctaacCATACCCTTTTAGGATTGTCATGTGTAGCAGATTTGGTACTGCgattcaggaagctccaagcataTGACTGGGGACAGGAGCTTACTCAATAACTTTAAACAGAAACTGGGTAAATTGGTAAATTTTGATAATGGGGTAAAGGGGAAAACATTGGGATATGCTATATCAAGTATGGATCACTAAACATTGAGAAAAGTAGCTTATGTAGAAGGTTTGAAATACAATCTTTTCAGTTGTGGGCAATTCTGTGATAAAGGCTTCCAGGTAACTTTCTTACCAGACAAATATTTATTGGTTGGTTTAGATGACAACAAAGTTTACTTAAGTGGCAAAAGGATAAGGAATGCCATCTATTACTTCAATTTCAAAGAAGAAGTTGAGCATCCTCAACTTTGTTtgtttataaaagaaaaaaaaagttgtagTTGGCTGTGGCACAAAAGATTAGCCCACTTAAATTTCAAAACTCTAAACCATCTAGCAAATAAAAATCTGGTAAAAGGGCTACCATTTATTTCATCTAAAAGGGATAAGATATGTGAAGCATGTTAGCtgggaaaataaaaaaaaaagctCACATACAACAGTAACTGAGCCTTCTATATCACAAAATCTAGAACTTTTGCACATGGACATTTGTGGACCTGTCAGTACAGCAAGTTTATCTGGAAAGAAATATATTTTGGTCATTGTAGATGACTACTCAAGATACACTTGGGTTGAATTTTTAAGGAAGAAAAGTAAGACCCCAGATCTGATAATAAATTTTTTCAGAATAATAGAAAATCTGTTGAAATTACCTGTCAGAAAAATCAGATCTGATAATGGAACAGAATTTAAAAACTCAAAACTTGAGACTTTCCTTATTAGCAAAGGAATTTCTCATGATTTTTCTGCTCCAAGaactccacaacaaaacggagtaGTGGAAAGAACaaatagaaccttagtagaagcAGCAAGAACAATGCTTTCTTATGCCAAATTGTCTTCTTACTTTTGGGTAGAAGTTGTTGCAAATGCTTGTTTTACACAAAATAGAACTATTATTAACAAAAGACACCGGAAAACACCATATAACATCATCAATGGAAGGATACCTAGCATCAATTTTTTACTCACCTTTGGTTGTATATGTTTTGTGTTCGATGATTTTGATAGTTTAGAGAAATTTGAAAGAAGCTGAAAAAGGAATTTTTCTTTGATACTCTTTATCCTCAA
The Helianthus annuus cultivar XRQ/B chromosome 6, HanXRQr2.0-SUNRISE, whole genome shotgun sequence genome window above contains:
- the LOC110944837 gene encoding uncharacterized protein LOC110944837 gives rise to the protein MERKSKEKGKVEVVCYKCKQKGHYASECKNKRLKDVSYYEKKIEEAKRQQQVSLIAGTDSWQTDDSSDDDEEKMTNFCLMARISDEEVESSECKVSSNNQDLKHHLKKLMIDFKLLQEKQTAENRKSDDLQKLLNEAKNKNKSLLEENLTKEAKIEFYEQERKSLYKKIMTMKSI